Within the Salvia hispanica cultivar TCC Black 2014 chromosome 4, UniMelb_Shisp_WGS_1.0, whole genome shotgun sequence genome, the region tttattatatttatttcgtagatatattatttattttgtagtatgttaaaattattctattttttataatttattttgcatttaattCTATGTaccaaaataaacatttaaaatattatgagatctatatttattctttaattatatatgtggtagtataaaatgcaaacttcaTCTTTCgaacaaactccaaactatatGATCTGAACTGTTATATTTCAAGATATGATGCCAACCGATGAcaaataatgtcaacacaaaaaGTCAACACAACGTCAATCGGTTGACAATCTTGACGTTGCATTGATACTTTctgttgacattatattatcATCTGATGACAACAAATCTTTAAATCTGGCGGTACAAATAATACTTTTgtacttattatttaaattaaaaccaattttattgataatttatactcaattattaattttaattagcgtcaatttaattaaaatcaaatcttgaaatctaaatttttttatttattttaaaaaaataattataacaagaaaatagattcaattaatattatttaatttatatatattttttatatgaataatatGTATATCAGTATATGCAATTTAATACTGCATGTTTTAAGGTACATGTTACCTAATACACATTAGTGCTAcatgaatattattattaatactatttttattaaatatattaaatctatAGATATTTAATTCGCCACCCCCCTTAAGGATACATGATAGAAACTAGATGTACGTATCATGATTGTTATTAGCAGTGCTAGCGTTATACACCAtaatgaaattcaatatatttgatttaaaaaatgaatcaaaagatcgaatttaaaaaataaaaactataattttattattaaattttaatattaataatttattacttttaataaatttaactttattaaaGTCAACAAATATTGATTCtattaattatgcatattattatcatgataataaaaattttcaaaaatgaactACAATAAAAGTCCACTAGttctttgaatttaattagaacTTTCACTCGCACTATGTTTATAACAATTAATGAAACACATATAGGATACAGTTACTTCTATTCCctatatacatttaattaaacttataaattaaacaaaataaaataatttaaaaagatcACATATCGTAATTAGATATTATAAGTATAGAAAACatacaaacaatatttataacataattataatttagaattttttttagtattttataagttgaattaaaatttatggtgTATTTTAATCTACTCGGCATAAACCTAATTTAATCTATATCacaattataatttgtaagtattttaaattacaagttcgaatatattttataatattgtaaatttgtaacatcatataataaaaaagaatacaaaatGCACCATACGATTTCATACTCTATTCTTGCATTTTAAAACACAGGATTTCAATCCATAAAAGATAGGAAGTTGatgaataaatcaaaaaaatatggaagaGAGGGGAGTGAAAACTGCATATACTATTTTCGAGCAAAATGTggaagagagatgagagagatgcCATTTTTTCAGCAACAGATTTTAAAGGATATATCAGTAATATACTAATTTgtttaaatgataattaaaattatgaaccGTTCCAATATGTGAAAAATGTCTAAAAAATCCAATTATGTACGTAGAAATTATCTACATTTATACtgctcttctatttatacCTACTAGCTGACCACCCGTGCGATGCACGGAGTATATATACTTCATCTGTCTTCAAAGAACATGCACTTTGAAtttgacatgagttttaatacaaaattgataaaataagagagtgatagagaaaaaaagtaattaaatattgttattgtCGAATGAGTCTCAATTCATtagagataatttttttttttaaattgaaaagtacatattcttgtaggaaggactaaaaatgaaagagtgtatatttttgtgggatggaggaagaATATACTATTCATTCCGTGCGCCATTTGAtgttctattttaatattaaagaGAAGATAGTAGTCCAAGATCAACAACACATCATAAAGTCTATTACCACTGTTGCTTCAGGCTCATCTAGATCTACTTCCACTGCTTCAAATGCTACCATGATTGGTTTTGATCATGTCTTGTATCAGATGCTGGACAAAATCATTGGAGGAGAACTCGATCGCCAAATTATCCCAATTGTTGGGATGGGCGGGATAGGTAAGACCACTCTTGCCCGAAATATCTATGTAAGTCCACTTGTTCGGCATCATTTTGATGTTTGTGTGTGGTGCACAATTTCTCAAGAGTATAATACATGGGAAATTCTTAGACAAGTCCTTGGACAAGTAGACAAGAGGATCGAGGGTGATTTGAGTGAAGATGAATTAGGATTACATTTGCACAAATATTTGGTAGGAAGAAGATATTTTATTGTGATGGATGATACGTAGAATATTGAAGCGTGGGATGGAGTTAGGAAATTCTTTCCCGATGAAAGAAATGGCAGTAGAATAGTAGCGACTACAAGGCTATCAAACTTGGCGTCTCAATTAAACAACTCAAATGGtcttaatataaattttatggatGAGTATGCTAGTTGGGACTTATTTTCCTATACTATATTTGGAAAAGAAAGTTGTCCTCTTGAGTTGGAGGACATTGGAAAGAAGATTGTGAAAGGTTGAAAAGGTGTTCCATTGTCAATTGTTGTGGTAGGAGGACTCCTATCCAAGTCTGAACGCACAAAAGAAAGCTGgggttttattgaaaaaaatttaagttcaGTTTTGAATTTGGATGATAACGAGAGTTGCTTGCAAGTATTATACATGAGTTATAATAATTTACCCATTCATATAAAACCATGTTTTCTCTATATGGGGGGATatgatgaagatcaagagaatCCAGTATCTAGTCTTGTCCCATTTTTAGTTGCTGATGGATTTGTAAAACCAATTAATGGGAAAAGTTTAGTAGAGGCGGCTGAAGAGTATTTGGAAGAGTTGGTTGATAGAAATCTCCTTATAGTTGAAACACGCAACTACTTCGGAAAATTAGAATCATGGAAACTCCATGATCTGTTGAGGGATGTATGCTTGAGAGAAACTCGAAAATTGAAGTTTTTATGTGTGTTGGGATTCAACAAGGCATAAATACTGAACGCCGCATTTGAAGCACATTATCGGAGTATCCAACTCCACTCCTTCAATCTTTGAAATCTGCATCACTTGTTCGGTCTTTCATAGGGGAATGCCCAAAGAGTTTATCgtataatttcaaattgttGAGAATATCTGCATTTGGCAAATACTATGAGGACGAAGATGGCCAGGATTATTATGAGAAGATTTTTCTGAGGCTAGTTAACTTGCGTTTTCTTTATGTAGATGTTGATGTGTACCCATTACCCAGGATTCCTTCAATCTCTTTTATGTGGAATTTGCAGACATTAGCTATACGTCAGTCATGATTACATTTTTGAGATTCGGAAGATGCCTCAACTCAGGCATGTCATGACCTATCGAGGATCGCTTGATGCTTCATATTGTCTCCCCGATCCTCTCAGTGACGAAGAGGATATGGCGTTGGAAAACCTACAGACACTTTATGAAGTGAGCAATCTCAAGTTTGGTACAGTGGTGCTTAAAAGAATCCCTAATATCAAAACATTGAGGTTAtactataaaagaaaaatagatgaTTACCATCTCAACAATCTTTGTTGCCTCCACAAACTTGAAATTCTTCGTCTTCGTTGTTCTATAATACGTCGCAATTTGGTGCGAGAAGTGAGCTTCCCATGTTCCCTCAAGGAGTTGACATTGCAAAATATTGAGCTTCCTTGGGAAGATATGGCGACGAAGATAGGTTTGTTGCCTCTTCTTCACGTTCTCAAAGTGGAGAGGAAATCCTTCGCTGGGTCCCGTCCGAGTGGAAAACATTTGAAGGCCAATTCTCGAGTCTCAAGTTTTTGTTGATTGAAAGTTGTGATGTAGAGTGGTGGAACACAAATAACACCCACTTTCCACGCCTTGAGCACCTTCATCTCCGCTTTGTGAAGAGGTTGAGGGAGATTCCGTCATGTATAGGAGACATACCAACGCTTCAATCAATTAAGGTGGAACGTTGTAGTGATTCTGCTGTGGATTCAGCTGGAAGAATAAAGGAGGAGCAAGAAGAACTTGGCAATGATGGCCTTCAAATTCATCTGATCATTTAGATGAAGAACTTTACCACTCTCGAGGCTCTCTTTCTCTCAGCCGTTACTACTCATCATCTACACATAGTAACCAACAATAAACCCAGAATCAATATATAGAATCCTAGCTCATTTTTGTGTATAAATTATGGTGGTTTAGATAACctctatattctttatttatctGTGTTTATGGTGATGGTTGTGGAGGGCAATAGTAAAGAGGTTGGCGTGAGAGAGAGTGTTTGTGACGAGGTAACATTTCAAAAaatctttataaatttaatcagaataaaaaaaatataaaatcagaatattaaataaaacaacttTATTATTCCTACAAGTGCACACCCAATACCTGATCCGACATGTGTTTTTGGATACTTGAACACATGTCACAGGTATATTAACACGACGATTCGAGTACTCAAATACTCAAATCTGTACATATGTTAATAAGCaatagtaaaagaaataaagaatgaaaatgtatattaatttttgtaaagctaattttttttttatttaattagaatataatattatatgaaattctttttgtTGTGTATGGTACTCTTTCCGTATCAAGATGTccacttttcctttttagtttgttcacatgttcttctttaatttttagtttgtctcactcaagatgtccattttctatatttggaattaaatttgtctctctctctcctctctgcTCATAAAAGTATTcaactagtattattttttttctttctatttacTCAACctaacaactcctaaaatcttgtggcACTCAAGAACGTAgacatcttgaatgagacgaatatagtaattatgtttatgaacttaaaaatgCCAATTGTataacctaattaattctaattaagtaaataatactattacctaattaattctaacttaatATCTCTATTCtctaaaaatctaattaaaaaatactctaaataataaatcagGTATTCGATGTATTAGGTTATCCGATACCTCTcaaattataggagtattaaatttggtTAAAATTGGATGTATGAGTGTTCATTATCCGGCGGAAATCGGATACGGGTACCTAAACCTAACACCCGATATAAAACCAGAACATTTGCTTGTTTCCGGGCGCTTTTAAAACTGAAAACGCTGTTGTTGGGCACAATAGGAAATAGGGAAGAACCAAGAAcgttgataaaaaaattgttaggGTTTATTGATTGAGCTCGTTCGAAAACTTGTATCGCTTCTCCGGGAACGGAAGCCCATCCAAATCATTTCCAGCCATGACAGAGGTACCACCAGAAGTCTTTCGATGCATTTCAATTTGTTTCTCGCTCAATGTTCCTAATTTCAATCTCCGGGATAtgttttgattattgattCGTGTGGTAGGTGTAATACTAATCACATACTTGCATCATTATGTAAGAACGTTTGAACTTTGATCCAACCCGCGTTTCACAAAATCGAAACATGCCCCCGTACTAGAACTAGAAGAATCTGAATTCAAGGATAAAGGTTTAGTTGggttttgtatattttataactTAAGTTCTGAAAGATTATGCAATCCGTAGATCtgattgattattttgaaTGTAGTGATTTTAGGGGATAAGAAGCGTTGATCCACCTGTTGCTTGTGGCTTTTGCTTGGCagaattcttgaatttatgACTGACCGAGTGGATTTAGCTTCCGCATATTTTTGTTGCTTGTCCAACTTGAAAATGCATTTACAAGTATATACTTCAATCACTAGGGTGGTGTTCGGTTcgtaacataaaataatagtaggaTACAATATAGGATAAGATAAGATGGGctttatttgagtttaaggCAATATAGAACAGAGAAAGGTCCTAAGATTAAATAGTCGCAGGGTCTAGGCTGCGATGGATTGTCATACTTGAAGAGTAAAAATGGTTACTTGCAGACGGGCCTGTTGCGGGCTTTTAATTAGTAGTGGGCCGTGAAAATTTTGTATCTTGCGAGCCGAACGCATGATTATGGCTTTAGTCAGACTTTATCTAGGACCAATCCTACTAACGCAACTGGCCTAAGAAGATGAAGGGGTTATGATATGTGGTTGCTTGCCTCCCCCGATATCTCCGTAAAAAACTTGATAATCTGTCTCTAATATCTATGGATCATAatcatatttgtttaattattttgtgtatttttgtttttgattgaTATATTGTTAATGCTATCTGAAAAGTCCTTCCTTTTGCTCTTCAGTACTGGGTCAGTCAGGGTAACAAGTGGTGTGACACCTGTAAGATTTACATTTCCAACAATCCAGCCAGCATTAGAAACCATGAGATTGGGCAGCGGCACAAGGATAGTGTTGCCAAGAGGCTTAATACTATGCGAGAAGACAAGGCGAAAAAAGATAAGGAACTAAAGCAAGCAGCAAAAGTCCTGGAACAGATAGAAGCGGTGAGTTATCAACTTATCATACTGTTTTGTATTTGTTCTATTGTTATTTATTCAAGAAAAGGACCACCTTACTTTAGCAAAAAGGGGGAAACATTGGAATAATGTTATTTGGAATGCTGATGATATTTATTTACCTGTCTTGGGAAAATTCTTCATGTCAAGTGAACCTGTGAAGCATACTTAAGTTTGATGTTTGTAGATGTTTCTAGTCTATTATAGTGAAAGCCTGAAGGGCATGTTCTTTATCACATGTCATCCATTTTTGTTCATGAATTGTGTTGTAATGGTATGACTCTTTGCTGCTTGTAGTCATTTCAGACATTTACTCTTTCTCTTGTACAAGGCCTTCATTATTTCATCTTTTCtccaatattatttttttacccTTTCCTTGTAGGTgcctgatattattttagtatagTTGAACCCATATGTGAATGAGGATAAACACAAATCCGTCGAATCTCATTATAGCTGTAATTATTTCATTGCTAATGCTTGATATATTATACCTCCCATAGTCCCATGCTTATGcttttacttatttaataattactcTGGTTCTCTTATGATTTACTCGTGTCAGAAAGCCAACCGCAGCTACCAGAAGGATTTAGCATCTTTTCAAGAGGCAAGGGAGTCTAATGCCCAGGCACTTGTTGATGACCTAGAAACTGATATGCCTGGAGGTGATAGAAATTGGTTTTGCGATTTGTTATTTAGTTGTCTATAAATCTGAGTTTGAAAATGCACATCAACCTCACTGATAGAGCACCATGACAAGTGGATATCCTTGttataatcacatttttgttGATGTCCTAAGTTTATCACTAAATTTTGCAAGAGGATAtgattatcaaaattatttgtataatcTGTTGAGAGTTAGTGAAAGATAGAATAATGCTTTCATTTAGCCAATGATTTTATATAGCTGGTGCCCAGTTGAAAATATCACATATCTGTTATTTGACGTAATCGAGTTTCTTTGATCTACCACATTCTCTTGCCAATGaattgtttttgttatatgtATGTTTGATAAcatattctttacatttttgttgGCTGAACTTTTcaattagttataattactttCCTCTTTCAATGGACAGAATGGGAGCATGACACTTCATTAGGCTACTACTATAACCAAACAACTGGTTTTCACTATGATCCCAATTCTGGCTTCTACTACAGTGATTCTCTGGGTATGCACATTCTCTTTAGTAGTTTCTGTATTGaattagtactttttttttctgttagGTGCTAAGCTACTTATATGCCAATACAATAGGTAAATGGGTGCCTCAAGAAGAGGCCCTGGCAGCATTTCAAGCTTCCCCAATGTCTATCAAGAAGAGACCTAGTTTGGGAAAGCCAGCATCAGCATCGGAGAGCAAAAGTGGGTCAACCTCTGAAAGTGGGCCTCCACCCGGACGCTTGGTTTCCACGCCACTCAATCCGATGAGAACTACAAAAGGTGCTAAATCCTCGGTTGCTGTTGCTGTCAAGAGGAAACGACCAGATGAGAAGCCCAAAGCTGTGTCTAAAGAGGAAGCAGCTGCACTGAAGGCTAGGGAGGCTGCTAGGAAGAGAGTTGAACagagggagaaaccattgctTGGTCTATACAGGCCCTGATATATATGTGTTTGCTTCCAGAAACCCTTCCATGTTTGTTGTAAGAGGTGAATTTCAAAACCTTAATTGATTATACTACTAGACATATTAAAGAACTTATGCTTTGTGGTAAACATTTACCTCTAAATGATGCTCCACAAATCCAATCCATCAATTTTGTGTTAAGAAGATATCCCTGTAGAATTGCTTAGATAGAATATGAATCTGTGTTTCCTAAAGTAGCTATCATCTGATTGTCCAAACATGATGCATGCAGGAGTCCAAAGCTTAGTGTGGCAACGTGATTGATGCACTCGGATGTTTCGGAATGTGCTATCTTTCAATGCAGGAAAAGGTGAATATGGCAATGTCTGTGCGCCGACTTGTACCATGTATTAATAGACCTGGGTTTCTGTTTGTAGGTTGAGAGATGATGACCTTAGATGTATCTTCCAAAGATTATAGCTTTACATGGGTAATTCTTCAACATTTCTGAATATTTTATGAAGCGAAAAACGTTCCCATTTCTGTCTGCTCCCCTTTGGCCAGAAACTAAATGGTTTATGTTATATACGCTCGGATAGTTCTTTATCGTTCAACAAAGCTGCTCTCTATCTTTGTATTTTGTTGCATTAGGGAGGGCAGTGGTCTTGCTATGGTTAGAAATAGTGACTTTGAATCCGCTAATGACATCTGTGTCGACCCACTGTGCCCGGTTTTTCTATTACAGTTCCCACTTTAACGTGTTTGCGAGCTAATATACAGAAGTAGAGTTTTCCTAGACGGGTCGTGGTCGGGTCGCTCTCATAATAGAGAATA harbors:
- the LOC125218126 gene encoding zinc finger protein ZOP1; this translates as MTEYWVSQGNKWCDTCKIYISNNPASIRNHEIGQRHKDSVAKRLNTMREDKAKKDKELKQAAKVLEQIEAKANRSYQKDLASFQEARESNAQALVDDLETDMPGEWEHDTSLGYYYNQTTGFHYDPNSGFYYSDSLGKWVPQEEALAAFQASPMSIKKRPSLGKPASASESKSGSTSESGPPPGRLVSTPLNPMRTTKGAKSSVAVAVKRKRPDEKPKAVSKEEAAALKAREAARKRVEQREKPLLGLYRP